The genomic region TATTCTCACATTTGCCCCAAAGTCACGATTCTCCACGGGACAATGTCTCCGCTTACCTGCATgcaaataccccccccccccccccccccccccccaccctccctttGCAGGCAGCACTCCTGCACACACGCCGGGATCACGTCCGCGTCCCTCGCCAAACCTGAGCGCCAAGTCAGTGTCGCTGCTAATCTGTTTGCCTGGATAGTGAAGGCCACTGTCCAACTGCAGCGGACTCCCAGTGTGGGAACATGGAGCCCCAGGGGGGCAGATTTGTGATAGCAGACCAGGGGCAGAAGTTGGAGCAAATGGGATTGAAAAGGAATCAAATCTGGGTCACACTCACGTTGTATGCACTTAATGATTCTGTAGTCTAGCTAGGGTGTCTCCATttctgtgataaaaaaaaaattgtgtgtCAAAGtaagtttatatttatatactcCGACTGTGTGGCCACAACTTACCCCAGAGCCTCGAAGCCTCTTTAAACACTTCAAAGACTCCTAAGACCATGGCCAATCCCCAAATAGCATTCGCTGAAATGAGCCTTGGCAAACGGGCGGTTCAGATTCTGCTCTCCTCATCTGCGCCCGGTCACACCAAACTCCCCACCACCCGGCCCCTCAACTTAAAACTGCCATGAAATGTACAACAACTGCCCTGACGCGTGATGCATGTGGGTTGTGTGTTGACAGGACTGTTTCCTGACCATGAGCTCTGCCTGGTACCAGAGTCTGATTAAAGTGCTTCTGTCACGCTTCCCGCAGAGTTGCAGACACTTTGTGGACGACAGTGGTATTCAGTACCTGGTAGGaactgcattattattattattattctaattGTATATGGGTGGGTTGGGTTCCTTTCTATTCCGTCTTCTACGTCTTGGGCCCTGAAGTGAAAAGCACCCAAGCAGACCCACAGAAACTTTACCTCCAGCAGTTTATGTCACCTGGCAACAATGTCCTGTTCATGTTCTTTGGGTCGAACACGCCATTTACATCAGGACCTTTGACAGGAATACCACCGGCTCTCTGCAGAAACCTTTCAGGGCCACAGCTCTTTTATGAAAGTAGTCTTTAATTACAGACTCCTGGTTTCTTTTTGATATTGAAAAGAAAATATATCCTGCTATGAAAAAAGTCATAGAACCACTCATTGGACGCCTTGAGTCACCTTGAAGTCTGAAGTCTTCTAAATTAAACTCATCTTGGCATTAATGTATTACAGTTTCAGCTTATTAAGGCTACTTTCAGCAAAAAGAGATTAGTAAAGGTAAAAGGGAGAAACTCTGTTCAGCATTTTGAGACCTTTGTGGTTTGCAGTGAACTTGTATGTGGTGTTAAAATGTTTAAGTCTCAGAAGGGATTAAATGAGTTTTATGGGGAATAATCAGTGGTCCCTCTGGGGTGTCAGGAGGTTGGTCTCAGCTTCATTCTGTAATCGAGGGACTTGAGATCAAAAGAGGGCACTTGTACTTTTGGAGGTTTGTCATGCTGATGCAGAGGAAACCCAAAGCTCACATGGTCTGCAATTTGTTCCTCTGTGCATCCAAAACAAAAGTCCCCTCTGACGGCGCCTGTGCTAAAATGATGTTATTAAATATCTCAACGCCAGCTGACATTCAATGTATCATGCAGACTGGAGTTCAGATTTAAAACATGAAAGGGAATGTTGGGAACAAAATTATGTTTTGAATGTCATTAActtcattttattattttttttaaggctGTCCTTAACCAGAAGTTCACAGACTGCTTTGTGTTGGTGTTCCTGGACGCCCAGGCAGGAAAAACAGTGAGCCATTGTATTCTAGCATTCTTATCGTGGCCTGAATCTCACCGATAACATTCATCTCTGTGCATAACAGTAACCAGGCACCACTGCGCCGTACAGACCTGCTCCATAACCTTCGTCTCCTTTCCCCCCCCAGAGTCTTAAGGTTGTGTTCAGGGAACCGTTGCCATCCCAACCGCAACCTAGCAACAGCCCCCCACCCCAGCTGGTTTCCATGTACCACCATTTGGAGTCGGTCATCAACACCGCCTGTTACAACCTCTGGACAGGTTTGCTGTAGCATCACACACAGTGGGGGACGCACCGATGGACACTGGAACGCAGAAAACAAAATCACCAACCCCGTATGAGGCTAAATGTGTTTGTAGTGCGATATGGAGGAGACCCCTCGGCTGTGTGCTGGAGCATTACTGCCAGGCCTGGAGGCCGAAAGGCCGGATGTTGTGGTAGCGCTGGTACATTCTGTACAACAGCGTTCCAGCATTTTAAGGTTGGCTCTAGAATGATCCAGAATAAGAACTGACAGGTCAAATGAACCAGTGTGAATGTTGAAGAATATTCAAGCGGCTTTCCAACCTCCCCCCACACAGGCTTAGCCCACAAGCCCAGTGTTTGGGTTTAGTAACGTTTGTTGGATCATGGCAAGTCAGCGTGTCAGGGACTTGAGAGTGTGTTCACCTTCCCAACACATGGAGTGCAGGCGGACTGAGACCTTCCTCTCAGCGGAGGACTTGAGTGTTGGCCAGAGTGCCACCCCGTTCCTGAACGTCATGATGGCTGCATGTCACGCGTGTAAGAGGATCCTCGGCAGGCCGCCGGCCAGTGCTGCTTCTTTGCCAAAGCCGAACTCTCCTCAGCTCTGGACTGAGTTCATTAGGCCACTGGCTTTGCTTTGTTGGCTTGTTTCCTTCTTTACTTGGCTGTGGACTTTAGCGTGTGTTCTGCTTCTTCTAATATTGAATAGATGTTCAGCTCGATGCAAGGGAGGGGTGACCTCTGCCCGAGAGAGCGCGAGCACCTTTGACCTTGCCATTTTCTCAGTGAATCATTCAGGCCCGCTGTTATCTGACGCACACGTGGACATTACTTGGTCTAACGGTGCTTGAGGCAGTGGGTGAGACTTGAAGCAGCCGATGACTACTGTGCATTaccataggtgtgtgtgtgtgtgtgtgagagagagagagagagagagagagagagagagagagaactacattaccataggtgtgtgtgtgtgtgtgtgtgtgtgtgtgtgagaactacATTAGcataggtctgtgtgtgtgtgtgtgtgtgtgtgtgtgtgtgtgtgtgtgtgtgtgtgtgtgtgtgtgtgtgtgtgtgtgtgtgtgtgagagagagaactacTGACGTGTCGGGCGATTGCTTTTTTTCTTCTGCCCCCAATGGTATTTTGCCTGAAGTAATTTACATTTACTGCCATAATCTTAAACCCAGAAGTGCCTACTACTTTTTTGGATGCATTTAGGGCTTGATTATTGTTTAGTTGGCATTGTGAGAGGAGAATCCTTGAAAATCACATTTATGTGGTCATGAGCAATTGAAAACACTTCTCGTCTCAGTTTACAGACAGAAAAGCAGGAAAATATCTACAGATATTGTGTACTCActcaccctcatacacacacacacacacaccagtacacactgtTCACAAGAGCACTGAGATGTGGCTACATCTCCTGGAGGCTCTCAGCTCTGGCTGAAAGAAACCAAATATTTATGGGCCATTTTGTGCTCTTTGATTCAGTGACTGTAATGTTGAGTGAGACAATATGTTcgtgttttctttgaaggataCTGGATACTTAAGCCTAATAATGCAATATGCTAATCAGTTAGCAGTTTATGGATGCATTTAGGCAATATTATAATCAGTGATTTAATTGAGAGCTGTACATTATGTGTATATAATGAACAATTTGTAAGTATACAATGTAATATTAAACCATGAGTTAATAACTGTGAAGTGTTTTTAATACGGTGCATCAAAAAACAAACGGTGATCGTTACATTCAATATATTTGGCTGATGCTGAAACATTTGCATACAATAGCAATTTCCCAGTATTATTCTTTGAACGTAATGACAAATGGTAAAGGAAGTCTCTGATTGAGGTTCAGTCTTGGTCTTATCGTTACCAGACAAGAGGCTCCATCTGCAGTCTTATCAGTAAACACACATGTAATTACTGCCCCACTTTAGCAAATATGCGTGCGTTCTCCGACCCTGATTTGTGCAGCCACGGTACAGTCGATGGAGAAGCTGAAACACCGTGGCATGtaaatgtgggtgagagtgcctGCGAGACTGCTGATGCcagagtggaggagtgtggggctCTACCGGGTCCTCCGGCCCCCGGGGGCCTGGCCTGGTGCCTGGCGGGCGTCTCGGCTCACCGCTGGCCCCCCTGGTAGGCTCTCAGCCAGCCCAGACCTGCCTGTGTGGGACCTGCAGAGAGCACACACCCTGCCCATCAGCTCACGGGCCTCCTGGAACCTTCTCCATTTTATCTTAAGGCTTCAAGTTTAAACTGAATCACAGGTCCTTAAGAGATGCAACGAGACCTCATACAACAATCAGTGCTgtctaataataaaataaaatgttttgaccGTTGCAAAAAGATGATTAGTAGCACTGACAGTTAAATGTCAGCTGCAAGGAAAAAGATCCTCTTGATGCTTTAGACATGGCTTTACAAGAAACACACCAAAGCACGAATGATGAAGTGTCATCAAAATAAACATTTCATCTTTAAATGTTTATCTACATGAATTTAAATAaagattaaatgtttatttacatgaatttaaataatctttatgtaaatgaggcgtgccCTTGTTTAAGTGCAGCCAAAGTGGATATGTAAGCAGAACAGTCAAACTATAAGCACAAGACAGTTtagaaaacaaataaacaaacaaccaTAAGAGCACATTGTGGAGAACTCACCCAGTGGCTGGTATTCGCAGCCGATGAAGCCATCGTAGCCCAGTTCCTCCAGTAGGCTGAACAGATAGGGGAAGTTCACCTCTCCAGGACTGTCTGGTTCGTGGCGGTCAGGCACTTGTGCCACCTGGACGTGacctgtgtgagggagagaggtgacCGGTATGTGGCCATCAACCCTTCAGGGTCATGTACACTGGAACCAGATGTTTCTTCTGTTCCACAGTTCAATGCACAACATCACAGCACCACAGTGAAGAGAACTACACAAGTGTGACTTCACAACACAAGAAATGACTACACAACACACGGTAGAAGCAGGAAATGTAATAAAGCAGGCCAGGACATACTAATAATGTTCACAACTGAAGACTCTTTTTGTCTATTtgtctcggggggggggggggggggggggggggggtgtaagagTCTGTAGCAGGTCACACACCTTCAGCTATTAGAGAGCAACTCGGCTCAAATTCACTGCTGCACACCCTTCAGAAGAGGGTGGTGTGTGCTAAGATAAAGGACATCATCGCTCTGATGTGCTGGCCACCTACGGAactgctggggtgtgtgtgtgtgtatgtgtgtgtgtggctcctgcTGGAGTGGAGTGGGAGGTCGATTTTTGAACACTCTCAGCAGCTGAACAATACGAACAATCGAGTGCTGTGCACAAACCAGGACGCCTTGGTCTATTTAAATCACGCCACACAACAGCCTTCAATGGTCTTTCATTCCAGCAGTCCCATTTCTGGCTATCAGTACAAGTCCATTATTTCCACTATTATTTTCTGTTCGTCCGTGACGTGACTTTTATGCCCGACCATGACCGGTGAAGCAAACACATCTGCATGCTGTGTTCTCCTGCTAAAAAGACAAAGCATCATTGGGGCTTCATCTTAATCATGAAGGAACGCCTCCCCCGTGACCCTTCTGGTAACCAGTGGTAACTCTGGAACCTTAATAGGGAGCGCGTTACTTGCCAATGAGCGGGAAGTATTTCCGAATATTCATGGTGAGGTTCCCATCCATGATCTGCCAGTGGTAAACGTCCTGTGCAGGAGAACAGAAGGCACGTGAGACCCACAGCAGTGGTAAACGTCCTATGCAGGAGAACAGAAGGCACGTGAGACCCACAGCAGGTGCAGATCCGTGTGAGAAGTCTTACACCATTCAGTTTGGGGGTGCATTCAGGATCCATCACCAGACCTCCAACCAGAGCGCGAATGACAACAGAAGAACACTGAAGTCATTGTTCATGTGTGggcgcaggcacacacacgagCTACGCCACATGCATGAGATTTATTTCGCTGGAAAAATGACCTACCGCTGCAGTGTGATGGCATTAGCCCTTAGAAAAGAGTGTGTGCCCCTGCCATCTGTTTGAAACACTGCCTCCTCTAACGGCTGTGTTCATATATGACCAGAATCCTAAAGGGAGGGAAGGTCATATCACTACATCACATCCTCAGTCATGTGACCAGGCCTGGACATAAACGCGTCTGGGCTGTTTACGGCACACATCAGAGGGAAGTCGGAACCGGTCCACTGTCAGTTCTTCGCTCTGGCCGGGCAGCACGGCCCTGTGTGGCTCATCGGGTGTTGGGCGCCTGAAAGGCACTGCTGCACCCTTTTGGGCCTTTGATGTAGTCCCACATACTTTAATCACTCTGGGTTACAGGTGTTTGTGGATGCAGAAACCCAACGGTACAACTGACCTGACCAGCATGTGGGTTGGACCTCAGACCCATAAACACACGTCATCTCACATCGTGTTCTTTACCCCACTTCCTGCCACGGAAGGCTGGCACTATACGAGCTTTGCTGGGAGTTTTGCTATACGAGTTGCTggattttactgtttactgttTACAGCTGGCTGCAACTGGACGTGAAAGGCTCAGACACAAGGACATGGTGCCTACTCACCATCTGAAGTTTGATATTTGGACGGTCAACTTTCTGAAGAATCACGGCCGCTATATAGCACAATAAAGAACAATGGTCAAATCCAGCTACAGCTATGTACGTTACCACAAGATTAATGCTGTTAATTAGCTAGTTTAAAATGTATGCTAATTAGCGCGTATGTTAATAACATTTGAATATTCTTATGGCTCAGTCCTGAGAAGCTCCAGTCTTACCCTGATGAGGTGAGTTCAGGAAATACCGAGGATCCGTAATCCTCGTGTTAATGGGTTCAATCAAACCCAGAATTCCCTCCTGAAAGCAAGATGACAAATACTACTGTTCCACAGCCCATACAGTTAGTATAAATGACTAACATCCAATACTAATCCTAATACTAATATAAGAGTATCAGAGTATCATGTAATAATACTGAATATATGCAGCAAACAgatgcatgtctgtgttttaATCATATACTTTCAAAGCATGGGTACTGTGAATATAAAGTCACTAATAGCCACTATTATCTCTACTATGTGATTGTCCTCTTACTTTACAATAAACACACCATCTGCCAGTAAACAACAGGCCACAGCTCAGAGGTCTTTTCCACCATCTCTACTGCCAAAATCAGCCTCCCAGCTAATGATGTGCTATGGCTGGAGACTTCATCCATTAAAGGTAAGGAGGGCAGAGTCGGCAGAGGAAGAAACCCCTTGGCCCGTGAGCTGGACAGAAGGGGCGGAGACTGAGTTGGAAGGGGGTGGAGCCTCACCTCAGAAAGCAAATCTGCTGCATGACTCAGGTTCTGCACGAAGGTGGCTTCCATCTCCATAGCAACGGCAGAACGCTGGGCCCCTGCAGGAATCCTGCCAGCCATTAAGTGGATCCTGGAGAGAAACCGTGAGTTACTCCACACTACAACATACACTGTGGTTATGACTTCTTCACGCTTTAAACATTCATCTCATGTTTGGGGGAAATTAAGGGGGGGAATTCACTCTTTCGGCCCTTTCACAATAATTCCATGTGATTCtattttttttcattgcatAATGATATACCAGTGGATGTTTGAAGAAACCATATAAAATGTGTGTGACTAAAGTGGATTTGTATCCAGCCCCtttgtattcctttgctcaaatATTTTGCAGTTATTTGTTAGTTTCAGATCTACTATAGTTGACTTTACCTGAACTAAAACTTAACAAAATCTACAATTACTATTTCCATACACCCTTTCAGATGCAAACTGATAAGTATGTTTGCATTGCAGATCTATCTGATACTGTATTAATATTACATATTAATGATACATAATAAGCACACACCTGCTAGAAAAGACAGAGCACGATAATAACACCAAGGTCATGGCTTTGAGTCCCCGGGGTTACAAACAGtctagggctgcacgatgaatcgtatttttatcgttatcgcgatgtgaagattcacgataaacacatcgaaagagccacgataactccttgaataacagcaaactcaaattgcattatcctcgtccagcaatagagggagctattcgcgctgcagactatgatcacgtgacgtaagtaggcaagaggcagagtgaggtgaacgcgctcatcagacacgcgatttggtttacgCCTACACTTGatgcagcgcgagggtccgcaaggcgaaaataacgtaatcacggtggcttcgcccgtgcgcgatggtctcgcgcgctgtcgattcacgaggtcgtgcacctctcgaattttgtaagttcgcgcgcgccgcgtctcagcgcaatgagaacagtcatgtttgccgggttcatacacctatacaaggtggaattaaagcacttgtacgtcactttcaaggtccatttcaataattcccagctcgttaaacttaattgagttaaatatttatacatatactctaaatgattcgaaataattcgctttttttat from Brachyhypopomus gauderio isolate BG-103 chromosome 8, BGAUD_0.2, whole genome shotgun sequence harbors:
- the hyi gene encoding putative hydroxypyruvate isomerase isoform X1, giving the protein MAALKFCANVSWLFAELPEFPQRLQAAASAGFRAVEAAWLYDTELSSLRRAKEQTGLQVALINTPPGDLQRGELGLGAVPGREQEFRQGLAQAIHYAKALDCKRIHLMAGRIPAGAQRSAVAMEMEATFVQNLSHAADLLSEEGILGLIEPINTRITDPRYFLNSPHQAAVILQKVDRPNIKLQMDVYHWQIMDGNLTMNIRKYFPLIGHVQVAQVPDRHEPDSPGEVNFPYLFSLLEELGYDGFIGCEYQPLGPTQAGLGWLRAYQGGQR
- the hyi gene encoding putative hydroxypyruvate isomerase isoform X2 translates to MAALKFCANVSWLFAELPEFPQRLQAAASAGFRAVEAAWLYDTELSSLRRAKEQTGLQVALINTPPGDLQRGELGLGAVPGREQEFRQGLAQAIHYAKALDCKRIHLMAGRIPAGAQRSAVAMEMEATFVQNLSHAADLLSEEGILGLIEPINTRITDPRYFLNSPHQAAVILQKVDRPNIKLQMDVYHWQIMDGNLTMNIRKYFPLIAGEHSMQMCLLHRSWSGIKVTSRTNRK